The following are from one region of the Vicia villosa cultivar HV-30 ecotype Madison, WI unplaced genomic scaffold, Vvil1.0 ctg.001503F_1_1, whole genome shotgun sequence genome:
- the LOC131635537 gene encoding scarecrow-like protein 14, giving the protein MDPNFETTFKFDDNGNLLSLDDFTTTDSYFYLPHLPPPEFAPSCSNSEPLVSPTTDPSVEDTDFSETVKYISQILMEEDFQQKPCMCYDPLSLQHTEKIFFDALESKLPLPLPLSPNQHPLDSGNSSGSNELKPLSSPDTPVSGDSGFNSVSYVKSQFIGLNSSSNNNSNNISDGVLDLDSSETKLLAQNIFSDADSMLQFRKGLEEASKFLPQKPQLFTGFESGKTSLVSQEAKGGVGGIKMEDSVRENSNLNSNSNSNLSYSVLSNSSSYGLLKSRKNHERQGSEDEEGRSNKQSAVRVEETEISEMFDRVLLSVENVPLCAEQKDGSVMESSAEVRELDGGKARSKKQGRKKEAVDLRTLLVLCAQAVSGNDNRTANELFKQIRQHSSPSGDACQRLAHYFANAIEARMVGAGTGTKILYMSQKMINAADYLKAYQVFISVCPYKKFAHFFANKMILKTAEKAETLHIIDFGILYGFQWPILIKFLSERDGGPPKLRITGIEYPQAGFRPAERIEETGRRLANYCQRFNVSFEYKAVPSRNWETIQVQDLNIKSDEVVAVNCLVRFKNLHDETIEVSSPKDAVLKLIRKINPSIFVQSIVNGSYNAPFFATRFKESLFHYSAMYDMFDTLIPRKNEWRLTIEKELLGREIMNVVACEGFERVERPESYKQWQVRNLRAGFRQLPLDKEIMVKFRGKLREWYHKDFVFDEDNNWMLQGWKGRILYASTCWVPA; this is encoded by the coding sequence ATGGATCCAAACTTCGAAACCACCTTCAAATTCGATGACAATGGTAACTTACTCTCTCTCGATGATTTCACCACCACTGATTCTTATTTCTATCTACCTCATCTTCCTCCACCCGAGTTTGCTCCGAGTTGTTCTAACTCGGAGCCACTCGTTTCACCTACCACTGATCCTTCCGTTGAAGACACTGATTTTTCAGAAACAGTGAAATACATAAGCCAGATTCTCATGGAAGAGGATTTTCAACAAAAACCTTGCATGTGTTATGACCCTCTTAGTCTCCAACATActgagaaaattttctttgatgctttGGAATCAAAACTGCCTCTGCCTCTGCCTCTTTCACCTAATCAACACCCTCTTGATTCTGGTAACAGTTCTGGTTCTAATGAGTTGAAGCCTCTTTCTAGTCCTGATACACCGGTTTCAGGTGATTCTGGTTTTAATTCAGTTTCTTATGTGAAGTCTCAATTTATTGGTTTGAATAGTAGTAGTAATAATAACAGTAATAATATAAGTGATGGTGTTTTGGATTTGGATTCTTCTGAGACTAAGCTTTTGGCTCAGAATATTTTTAGTGATGCTGATTCTATGTTGCAGTTTAGAAAAGGGTTGGAGGAAGCTAGTAAGTTTCTTCCTCAAAAGCCTCAGCTTTTTACTGGTTTTGAGAGTGGTAAGACTAGTTTAGTGTCTCAAGAGGCTAAGGGGGGAGTGGGAGGTATAAAGATGGAGGATAGTGTTAGGGAGAATTCAAATTTGAATTCGAATTCGAATTCGAATCTGAGTTATTCGGTTTTGAGTAATTCGAGTTCGTATGGTTTATTGAAGAGTAGGAAGAATCACGAGCGTCAAGGTAGTGAAGATGAAGAAGGGAGAAGTAACAAACAATCAGCGGTTCGCGTTGAGGAAACTGAAATATCTGAGATGTTTGATAGGGTTTTGCTTAGTGTTGAAAATGTGCCGCTGTGTGCTGAACAAAAGGATGGATCGGTGATGGAGAGTAGCGCAGAGGTTCGTGAGCTTGATGGAGGGAAGGCGCGTTCGAAGAAACAAGGGAGGAAAAAGGAAGCTGTGGATTTGAGGACTCTTTTGGTTCTTTGTGCACAAGCTGTGTCTGGTAATGATAACCGGACTGCTAATGAATTGTTTAAGCAGATTCGGCAGCATTCTTCTCCTTCGGGTGATGCTTGTCAGAGGTTGGCTCATTACTTTGCGAATGCGATTGAAGCACGCATGGTTGGTGCCGGTACTGGTACAAAGATATTATATATGAGCCAGAAGATGATTAATGCTGCTGATTACTTGAAAGCATACCAAGTTTTTATATCTGTTTGCCCTTATAAAAAATTTGCGCATTTCTTTGCAAATAAAATGATACTGAAAACTGCTGAAAAGGCGGAAACACTTCACATTATTGATTTCGGTATCTTATATGGTTTCCAATGGCCAATTCTCATCAAGTTTCTGTCAGAAAGAGATGGTGGACCTCCCAAGCTTCGTATCACCGGAATAGAGTATCCTCAAGCTGGCTTTCGACCGGCTGAGAGAATCGAGGAAACTGGACGGCGTTTAGCTAACTATTGTCAGCGTTTCAATGTTTCCTTTGAATACAAGGCCGTACCATCGCGAAACTGGGAAACCATTCAAGTCCAAGACCTTAATATTAAGAGCGATGAGGTAGTTGCTGTGAATTGTCTGGTAAGGTTTAAGAATTTACATGATGAGACAATTGAAGTGAGCAGTCCTAAAGACGCGGTTCTGAAGTTAATCAGGAAGATAAACCCGAGTATATTTGTTCAATCTATAGTAAATGGATCATACAATGCCCCTTTCTTTGCCACACGCTTCAAGGAGTCACTTTTCCATTATTCTGCAATGTATGATATGTTTGACACTCTCATACCCCGTAAAAACGAATGGAGGCTGACGATCGAGAAAGAGCTTTTGGGTCGGGAGATTATGAATGTTGTAGCATGTGAAGGTTTTGAGAGGGTTGAGAGGCCCGAGTCATACAAACAGTGGCAGGTGAGGAATCTACGGGCCGGTTTTAGGCAGCTCCCACTTGATAAGGAGATAATGGTCAAATTTAGAGGTAAGCTAAGAGAATGGTACCACAAAGATTTTGTCTTTGATGAAGATAACAACTGGATGCTTCAAGGTTGGAAAGGCCGCATTTTATATGCTTCGACTTGTTGGGTGCCTGCATAA